GGCCCGCATCAAACGAGGTCTATGGTTGCGTAAAATGGTCCATCAACCTGCTGATGCTGAGGCTATTCATATGGCCCTTGTGACATTCAGCGACAAATCCCTTATTGATCATCAGCAATTGCTTATCGCAAGTGTCTATGATCAAACGGAAAAATCATATTCCATGGATGCAGCCGTTATGCTGAATGGTTTGACCAAGGAATATGTGAAACAATTCATGGTGATGGATTCAAACGTTGACTCCTCCCACGTCACTTCCTTCTTAATGGAGTGTCTGGATGGGTATATGACGCAGTTGAACCAGAGCAGTCAGGCTCCGATTCTGACCTGGGCTAATATGAGTCCAACAGATGAAGACAACCAGAATTTCAATTTGACCAGGTTAAGTATTAAGCAGCTGAGAGAAATGGTGCCTCACCTTAATCTCAGTGAAGAGAATCAGCATAAGCTTCTCTCTACTCTGGATTCTGTGGAAGAGGAAGTTAATACTACCTCTCCGAATAAAAAAGCAATTAAATGGATGCTTAGTTATCTGACGACGATTAATAGTCCGGTTATCCGCGGCTACGTGGACCAGATGCTGGGTGATACCAGAAGTAAATAAAAGAGAGTAAAATCAAATCCACTCCTGATGAATCAGGAGTGGATTTATTTATAAACATAGAAATATGAGATGCAGATTTTATACCGTTCCATATCCAGCTCCCCTCCTATAATGATCTTACCGGCTATAACCTAGAAACAGCTCAAAAATAGCATAGTTATAAATGAAGAAAAGAATTAAGCCTATAGTACTTGCAAAAATGTGCCTGAACCTTCTCTCTTCCTTTCCTTTAAACCAATAAATCAGAGCAAAGATGATAACCGCAAACCCCGGGATTAAATAGAACCACATCACAATATCAACTAACTCAGAATTCTTTTCCCAATAGGCTGGAGTCTCAAAATGATAATTGGATTTAATTCTTTCCCTGAGTACCACAAAAATTAGAGTAAGCACCAGAAAATATCCATAGCCAGTGTAAGTAAGAAAGTTCGGAAATAGGGCAGTCATATATAATGAGTAAAATACAACCACCATCATTGGAAGCAAAACAAAGTATTCAAGCATAGCAGCCTTCCCACTCCTTCCAATACTTATGATCGAATCACGTTAAATCTTTCACTCGTAACTGAGTTATGGTCCCCTGATGAAAATACAACTGCCATCTGTCATCTATAAATTTCCAAATAGAGCTCCTAAGGGTATGTCTATTCCTTGTTTGATCTTCAATAAAGTACGTTGCGAGTACCACATCCTCAGCTAGCCTGTCGATTTCATAGTTATA
The Halobacillus halophilus DSM 2266 DNA segment above includes these coding regions:
- a CDS encoding TetR/AcrR family transcriptional regulator is translated as MVSKAEHLFIQKGYTAATMADVAQESKMNERELNGYYTTKFSLLSGLIEQSQKALDQEFAEINKDDKLTPSEKIYHQIEARIKRGLWLRKMVHQPADAEAIHMALVTFSDKSLIDHQQLLIASVYDQTEKSYSMDAAVMLNGLTKEYVKQFMVMDSNVDSSHVTSFLMECLDGYMTQLNQSSQAPILTWANMSPTDEDNQNFNLTRLSIKQLREMVPHLNLSEENQHKLLSTLDSVEEEVNTTSPNKKAIKWMLSYLTTINSPVIRGYVDQMLGDTRSK